tattaatcattattcaatataaaaatgagctgtaaatcaaatattttccaTCAAAACCTCCTACACCTGTGGTGCACCTTGATCAGCTGCAGACAAGTTTCTCTTTCAATTAATCGCAAGTCCCAATGCAGCATTGCGCATCCCAAATCTAAACCTCCATTGCAGCTACTGCAACGACAGTGGATGTGTTGTTGTCCACCGTATCTGACATAGAACGCTTAGCTACTGGCATGCACCACCTTGTGTATATTTCCAAAAGTAGCGTGGCCAATAGCAAAGTTAGTATTACACCACTGTAGGCCAGCCTCCAAAATTTTGCAGCGTGCAATATGTCAAATCCTTTGTATATGTTGAGAATGCCTAGGATAAGTGTTGAGCAACCCGCAAGCAAGTGAAACCAGTTGAAGAAGGGGCGATACTTGCTGTCTTTGTCAGGTCTGACCAGACCACCAAACACCTGTGCTGTTGCAAGGCAGAAGAGGACAATGCCGATGATTTTGTGAGAGCTATGTTCAATTCCATGAGACCTTGCGCCAAGAAATATCCCACTCCCAAATCCAGCTAGACCACCAAGAATATAGGCCAGCAGCTGACAGCTAACATGCAAATAGAACCATAAAGGGTCTGCAGCTTCGAACCTTTTCAAGTATCTTGCAATGACGGCCCCGATAGGCATTAGAATACCCCAGCTTACCGTGTTCAATATTCCATGGATATTTCTCAGTGTGCTTGAAGAACTTCTTGTCGTTGTAATCCTTCCGGAAAGGAAGTCCAAACTCCCCATGGATTTAACATTGGGACTGGATGGAGCAACACTATGCATCATTGGAGTGTTTTCAGACATTGGACCTACTTGCCAGAGATGATTGACTGTACTGATGTTTCCATGGAGCTCCAAGCTTGCATAGATTATCATCTCATTGTTCTGATTGGAAGCAGACAAGTCCAAGACAGGAAAGCTAAGATTTCCTTGTTCCAATTGCGTTCCATAACTTGTTATCGGCGAAGTATAAACTGCAAGCCCTCCATCCGTTCTCGGAAAAGAAACGATCGCTTGCGAACCAATCATCCCTCCTGAAGTTGGATTGATAGCCCAAGCAATCCATCTGCGATCAGTCACACCAGTATGCCTGAAGGCAACATCAACTCTGTTGGATGATGGATGGTAGTTCCAGTGAAGAGAGGAACTCAAAACAGGCAAATCAATGCAAGAAGAGAACTGTTTGTTGTTCGAAAATTTGTAGGTTGCGCATGGTTGTTGCTGTGCTTTGCATGACAGCATACAAAAAGCAAGAAAGATGGTCATCGAAAAAATCACATAACGAGCCATGTTTGTGCAGAAAAGGGGCTTGGGAGAAGAGAGATCGCTGATGAGCAGAGACTACAGAACACGGCAAAGGAATCGATGGAAGTTTTTGGATTGAGAATTGTGAGGCTGGCTGAGTGAATATATATAGGGATCTTGGCATCCGTTTGTGACTCGGAATCTATAAAAGTCCTAATGAAAGAGGGAAAACAACAATACGGACCAGTCTTGTATGACATTTACAAGACCAATACCAAGACAAAGCCCTGTACCAAGACAAAGCCCAAGACTAACGAGCTGGCCTGTCTTTGTACGGACTCAAGAGTTCGATCTTCTTTCTTCTTGGGCTGCTGCTCCCTTGACACAGCTGCTTCCCTCTCTTTCCTTCAGCTGCACTCACCGCACCAAAGTCACTTGCCAGTACTAAGTACAGTGCGGTTCGTGATTTTTAGGCTTTCAGTGTAGTTAAACTCTTCAACATGGTAacgatttcttcttctttttcctgtcATTAAATCtgtgcatttttaatttctttttggtgtagtttttgacatttttgttAGGGTTtcagtttcatatttttttgaaatttaatcaaCTTTTGATCGCAATTTAAATGGTCAAATAGAGAATAATCGGTAACCTAATTGTGATTTAAGTCGTTAATTTTAGTTACaggttttcaaaatttcaaaattttgaggacTTTACTCActcttgttgatttttaataaatattatactgtcgtttcctttttgttttctatttgaatAATGATTTAtggtggttttatttttatgcttcttAGGAAGAATTCAGGAGGGCTATATTGCAGCCTGGGCCAGTTGAAACTTTTGCTCTTAAGACTGTTCAGGAATTTATTAAACCTCAGGTGATTTAtcagtctttttatttatttcaatatggATAGACTAATAAATTTggaatctttttgtttttggttttgacGCGTGAATGCGtattaattcttaattgaaTGATGATTTTAGAAGCAAACTAAATTGGTGCAAGATGAGAATCAATTGTTGGAGAATATGCTGCGGACGTTGCTTCAGGAGCTTGTAGTATGTTCTTTTATATACAGATATAGGCATAATTGtgattttcatttcttgttgCTTGTTTCTGTTTGTTGAACTGAGAGATTTTGCCTTTGTTTTTGCTGCAGTCTTCTGCTGCACAGTCGGGGGAGGAAATTATGCTGTCTGGGAAGtcaattgatgatgaagaaaactCTCAGGGTCAAATTCCTCGTTTACTAGGTACATGTCAAGCTAATTGTTATTTAGTTCCTCTATGCGTGAGTGTGCACAGGCATGCCCGAGATTCTGAATTATGTTGTTCTTAATTTGGTAAAGTATTTTACAAGGATCAAAGTCGTGGAAGAtggatattaataaaaagtatGTGATTTCTTTGCCTTTTTGGTCTCACTTTTTTCAGTAGTAGGAAATCTTTTTGAGCTGGAGGATTGAGCATTCCCCTTTGGATGCAGAATATTACATAAATACCTGAAAATTGGATTTGTGAGAGCTTTCTTATTGTGTTGGCTTGCTCTGGTTTAGTTGATTGAGAGAATTCATGCAAAATAGAATTGCTTAGTTCTGCAAgaggtttttttctcttatcaGTTCTTTCCCTCTTAGACTTGTAAGAAATTGTGGAATTCGCTGTACTTTATTCAGGAATTGATCTATGTCCAGCTGGCATACAAATTTGGTGTTTCATtttggattgtctttgaacagcCAAACCAAACAAGAGTAGTCACATAGCTTAACAAATATCTACACAGTATACAAATGTATGAATCTATCGGAGTGGTGGTTGATAGAAATTTTTGTCGTTTCTTTATagaaatttaatgattttaaaatgtaatttggtAAACAAAACTTGTACAAAATTCTCCCACACTAGGTTTCGATGATGGAGCTTGAAAGAGTTTTGCAAATCCTTAAAACTGTCATCTTTGTGATGTTCAGATCAACTTTGAGTTAATTTGACTTGTCTCATTCAGTTCTCTAACTATTGCTTGGATTGTGAAAGGATTGATGCAAGAGCTATAGACTCCTGAAGTACAAATGTTTTAGAAACTCCCTCTTTAGCAAACTATTCTTTCTCCGGGACGAGACTCCTAGAAGTTGTCTGAATTTGTAAATGATTTCTGTAGTGAGTGACCAAGTATCCTACCTGGTGATGGcttagtctttttatttataattgtatattttaatcaatCTGAAGGACTTCTTTTGGTGGACTTGAATAGAGCTTGAACCAATGATGTAGATGTTTCATTACTTTTTATTGGGTCTCTGATTCTTGTGGCAGCACCAAGTTGTTTATCTTTTGCACATATCTTATTATCTCATTATTAcatttcaaagttcaaactTCTTTTTTGTGCTGCCAGATGTTGTTCTATATCTATGTGAGAGAGAACATATTGAGGGTGGTATGATATTCCAGTTGTTGGAAGATTTGACAGAAATGTCTACAATGAGAAATTGCAAGGATATTTTTGGTTACATAGAGAGTAAGCAAGATATACTTGGAAAGGTATATGCTTTCAAATTGTTCCAAATTTTTGTTTATCTTCTTATCCATACCATGATATTGACTAGACTCTCCAACACCAGTCCCGCATATTCTATCGCGACTAacagttgtgtttgttttgatgGTTGCTTTGCATATAGCAAGAACTTTTTGCTCGTGGAAAACTTGTAATGTTGAGAACATGCAATCAACTTCTCCGTCGCCTTTCAAAGGTAGTTTGgtccatcaatatatataatgcatACATAAGCATAATTCTTGCATGCAAACTTATACCAACAAAAGAATTTGTATTCGTTTGGCCTGATCACGTTAGAGAGTAAAAGCTGTTTATTATGAATCTTGGATGAAGATTTACAACTGTTCtctttattttacttaaaagaatGTGTCCAACAGTGATTTTCAGGTAACGTTAAATGTGGATTTAGCTCTTGATTCAGTTCTTTATTCTTGGTGGGGTTAAGTTATTTTAGATGATCTTTGTAGGTTGGAATTTCATAATGAAGCAAACAGAAGAATGCTCATCCATAGCAATTTGAACCAAAAGTCAGATTTGCCTTTGtctgaattaaaataatacaattataaattcttcttttaattgttttcccttctccctttttctttctttttttttcagttaaagGAAAATTTGATAGGGGCTACTACCTACTGTATCCTTAATGTTTGATTCTAACATATTAACTTTACAGGCAAATGATGTCGT
This genomic interval from Populus alba chromosome 1, ASM523922v2, whole genome shotgun sequence contains the following:
- the LOC118053980 gene encoding cytochrome b561 and DOMON domain-containing protein At5g47530 → MARYVIFSMTIFLAFCMLSCKAQQQPCATYKFSNNKQFSSCIDLPVLSSSLHWNYHPSSNRVDVAFRHTGVTDRRWIAWAINPTSGGMIGSQAIVSFPRTDGGLAVYTSPITSYGTQLEQGNLSFPVLDLSASNQNNEMIIYASLELHGNISTVNHLWQVGPMSENTPMMHSVAPSSPNVKSMGSLDFLSGRITTTRSSSSTLRNIHGILNTVSWGILMPIGAVIARYLKRFEAADPLWFYLHVSCQLLAYILGGLAGFGSGIFLGARSHGIEHSSHKIIGIVLFCLATAQVFGGLVRPDKDSKYRPFFNWFHLLAGCSTLILGILNIYKGFDILHAAKFWRLAYSGVILTLLLATLLLEIYTRWCMPVAKRSMSDTVDNNTSTVVAVAAMEV